The DNA segment TGGCAGAGCAGCAGGAGGAGGAAGCTCCATTTGGGGCGTCGGATGAACGTGGCCGGCCTGCGCACCGCTTGAAGCAACTGGTGGTTGATGGCTAGATTCCGTAGTCTGTACTGCTTTACGTGTTGGCGCGATGCTAAGATCACGTTGCTTTTAATACCCATGCAGTACCGCACGACGGCGACCCTCCCCCAGCCAGTTGGGGGTCTCCTTCCCTGCCTTCAATTAGGGTCTCGCAGTGATCCCCAGGCTAATCCATCAGCTCCTACTTCATTATTCATGATGATTGGCCTCACGAATAATAATTGAGTCAACCAGCTTGTGTATCGCAACCAGAGCAATCGATTGAATGAAACCCAAACGAGAAACTGTTGGGTTGATAGTCCATATTCAACCCATGTGGGTTAGAACAGTCTACAGTCCacattttcttttaatctaatcctaattaagaTCAGGGGTATGATGATTACGTTTTAAAAGCAGAAAAAAAGTTATAAAAAGACAACAACGAGATAGATCTTTAGGCTACGAGttttcaaagagaagaaggagaacaagacagaaaaggaagagaaagaaagggaagaagacaaggacaatgcagagagattgttctcaatcatctagcagtgttctcatctcagattagatcaaatctacagtagactcttgctgtgattacttagggaggttttagatattgtggacagtgacgtgatccttgtatcccaattattctcttgtggttgttgctagggttttggacaagagattgagatttgtatattcattattctcataatggattatctctagtttaccccgtggtttttacccttcacattgaagggattttccacgtatattttggtgttttgtttgattgtgtttccattttattccgctgtatattatgatttttagtatttgttcatatataaaagttatttctctttatatccccatcagaaaCACCATTGCTTCTGCTTCTCTCGATACGACGAGCGGTGTGCGCAACAATTACCGGCCTTTTCCTCTCGATTTGAAGGGATGGACAACCGAACAATCACCCTGCGATCCACTGGTCCGTCTAAAGAGAAGACCGCTTTGCAGAGGAAACGCGGCAAAAGGAGGATATGCAGTAGCAGCTGGAAGAAAGAAACCCGGTCGAAATGAATTATGTTCTCTTCCCCTGACGTGCAGAACCGTCAACAGTATTCAGCTCTCCACGGAGAGCTTCGAGTCGTTTCGAGACAACGAAAGGAAGCAAGTGCTTGTCTCTGACATCAATCGGTCCTCGGATTGCGCAGTTGATGCGGCAAAGACGAGGATTAGTTGTTACGTTATTGTCAAACGACCAACACTCCTGCGAACCACTTCAAATATGGAATCGTGATCCATAGCACTCGCACGCATGCCTCATTGTTACAGAGAGTTGGCGATCATTGGAACTCTGCTTGTACTCAAAGCTCTCTGTCTTGCTGCCACCATCAATGGCGTAACAGATCACGGCACATCACAGCATGAACGCTCTGTTTCCCTCTATGGAGTGCGCAATCCATCACAGGTGACAAAAACCATATTGGCAATAGTTTGTATCAGATATTGGACTTTTGATTGAATGAAAGAAAGAGCACCGTCCGATTCCTTCTTATTCGAACTTAATCAAAATTAATGGATATCATAAGAATTTTGAAGGATAGGCGGAAAGAATTCGTGTAGCCAAGAAAGAAAAGCTGAAATATATAGAGAAGCAGCAGAACGCTAAATTCCCAGAAGATTGATCTTTCATTCTAGAAGAAGTGATGCGACTTCATATGAAAACAACGAGGAGTTCATGGAATCTTGTCTTGgaaggaggaaagaaaaaaaaaaattgaaggagaACGAGCTCGGAAAGATCAGCAACAACTTGCCTGTCTGCTTCACGAGCTCCGCTATCGTACAAGGACGGACTTGATAGAACGGGATGCAAGTGACACATGTACAGTATCGGAGGAATGCAACCCACGAGGAGTGGACGGGACCGCATGGACTCCGCTATTCTCTCTGCCTTCCACTTTCTTCTACGATGAGGATAGGAAGGGTGCACACGGCCACGGTTCAACTTTTCCTTGGGGCTGAAAACATGACGTTCTCAGAAACGGTGAAAAGAAGCCTTCAGATGGTTTGGGTCCCGTAGATTGACGTACGAGGAAAAGCCTGTACCCTGCGGGGACCGGAACATCAAATCCTTATCGTCCTTCCACTCTCGCCACCGGAGTGCCCCACTGAGTGCGAGCGGCCCCCGCGGCGATGCCGACCGAGCATCTCTCCCATTCCCATTACCACCCTCCGCAGTCGGTTCCTCTCCCTTAAACCTCGAAGAAAGCAAGAAGAACAGGAAGAAGTAGCCGGCCACGATACCGATACTTGCTGGCCATGTCCACCCCCTCCGGCTCCCCTCTCACGGCCACCCCCGCCGCCCAGTCCACTCCCTCCCCCGCCAACACGTCACAGCCCCCGCCAACCCCTTCCTCCTCGTCTCCACCGCTGCCCTCCGGCCGAGCTCCACCCATCCCCCGTCCACCTTTACCACCCGATCCTCTGTCTGCCCCGTTTTCTCCGTCGCCATCGTCGACGAGCTCGGTCTCGACCTCACTTGTGGTCGGAGTCACGGTGGGTGGGCTGGTGATCCTCTTGCTGCTAAGCTTTATCTGCGTCTGCTGTTGGATAAAGAAGCGCCCGCCGCCGCCCCATTACTACGGAGCTCCCCCGCCGCCCCCACCGCCTCACTACTACGGACCTCTCCCGCCGCCTCCACCGGCACGAAAAGGTTCCATCTACTACTCCAGAAATAGCCCAAAATCTATAACGAAACCTTTCTTTAGATAAAGTCTTCAGATAGCCCAAATCTTTAGATTAGATCTCTCTGATACTCCACAATTCACATTTGTGTAAGTTTATATGTTTGTGAGTTCCGCTTGATATGATATATGCAATTCTGGATGCATTACAAAATGGCATTCCATTAATGTAATCCCCAACAAGTAGTAGTAATCTTGGAAGGATGAATCGATGTCATGACATCCTCCTCACTTCCGGTTGAGACCCTAAAGAGGATTGTTATGGCTGCGTCTCTTACTATTTTTCCTCACTGGTTTTAGCATAGTGTTGCTGTCTTTTCTCAGTGTTCTATGATTTCTAAATGACAAAAGATATTTGGGTGCTTTCAGATGAATGGTATGGCCAGCATCGGCAACAATATGGTCCACCTCGAGCATATCATTTTGTCAAAGGTCCACCGggacctccaccaccaccaccgccgccgccgccgttggCTTTGCGTCCTCCACGCCCACCAAGCCATTTGCCACCTCCACCTATGATAAGCAGCAGTGGAGGTCTGGGGTCCAATAATTCTGGCGCTGAGGATCCACCGACTCCATCCGCCGGCGGTGCACTCGGCTTCTCGAAAAGCACCTTCACTTATGAAGAACTGGCTATGGCAACAGATGATTTCTCCGACGCTAATCTCCTCGGACAAGGTGGATTTGGCTATGTTCACAGAGGGGCGCTTGCCGACGGCAAGGATGTCGCAATCAAACAATTGAAACCAGGTAGCGGACAGGGTGAGCGTGAATTCCAGGCAGAGGTTGAGATCATTAGTCGTGTGCATCACAAGCATCTGGTCTCATTGGTTGGATACTGCATTTCTGGAGGCAAGAGGCTGCTTGTTTATGAATTTGTTCCTAACAACACCTTGGGGTTCCATCTGCATGGTAAGCCATCATACCATTTTGTCAGCTGCTGCCATTAGACATAGCTTGAGCTATATAGTTCTTCTAGATCTTCCTACATGTATTCAGATGACAGTGGCCGATAAGCAGGCATTTTTTTCGGATTTGTGCATGAAACATGATTAGTCCTATCCATTAAGTACTCTGTTGATTGTGATGAACCCTGTAAAACATTTAATAGATGTTTGATCTGTACAATGTATTTGGATTAGGACCCTGCAATTCTGTAAGATTTCTTCCTGGAAAATGTAGTAAACAAGAGTAAGATTTCCTCCTTTGAATTACTATTGACGGCTGGATTCTATTCTATCATCTAAAAGCACTTCGTTTTCTAGGGAAAGGTCAGCCAACAATGGAATGGTCTATACGATTGAGAATTGCACTGGGATCTGCAAAGGGATTGGCATATCTTCACGAGGACTGTGAGTGTTTGTTCTCTTTTTGCATGCCTCATTAAACTCTTTTAGGTTTTGATTTGCTTGACTTTGTTccttattgttatttacattcGCAGGCCACCCTAAAATTATTCACCGCGATATTAAAGCATCCAACATTCTTCTTGACTACAAATATGAGGCAAAGGTAAACAATCACCTCTCACATTCTGCTTTAAGCACCAGGCAATTTATCTCCTGTAAATAATTAGGCTCAGGAACATACTACTGCAATTGATCTCCTGAGAGCAGTAATGTAATCTGCGAAACTCTGGGTTTTGGAAAGCTTTGATGTTCTTCATTTGTCTCAGTTCTCAAATATTGCTCTTTTTTCTTTTCGTGCCGATGACTCTGTTCAAGTGGACAAACAACTTAGTTGAAGGCATTCTGATTGTGCTCCTGTCTTGTTATACCTCAAGGCAAGAAACATAAATAAAACTCTGGTTGTGCTATATGTTCATGCTTCGACATGCAAACAATGCCCCTTTTTTCGCCTGAAACCTTCACAATCAAGCAGCAACATTTATTTCATCCACTAGTCTGTCCATGAAAACAGAACGTTAATTTCATTAAAATTTGATTTTCTGATTTGCAGGTTGCAGATTTTGGGCTTGCAAAATTTGCTTCTGATACCGACACCCACATTTCGACGCGAGTCATGGGAACCTTTGGGTATGCTTCATCTTGACTCATCTCAATTTGCTTTATAATCTCGGACTCACTTTTATAGATTAGGGACTTCAGATCATGTGTTCGTCTTTGCTCTTTCACTTATTTCCTGCCTGTGTTGAAATGTGGATTATAACAGCACACGATCGAAAATTGTTTCTTTGGTGATATTTCAGCAAAATTGAAAATGATGTAGTGATTGGATTAGCTCCTATACTGTAGCAAGAATGAAGCTTTTGAATGAAGATTGGATTAGATTAGCTCCTGCTATCTTTGCCGCTGCAAATTAACCTGCAAGCTCAAAAATTCTTGCAGTTATCTGGCACCTGAATATGCAACTTCAGGCAAACTCACCGACAAATCAGATGTCTTTTCATTCGGTGTCATGCTTCTGGAGCTAATCACCGGGCGGCGCCCCATTGATTCATCCCAAACTTTCACGGATGAAAGCTTGGTCGACTGGGTCGGTGTATCATTCATGTTCCTCTGCTTAATTACCTTCCGCAACCAATTCTTAGATTTGCTTGTCAGTCCTGCAGGCGAGACCGCTGCTTGCTCGAGCGCTAGATGATGGCAACTACGACGCCCTTGTCGATCCAAGGTTGGGAAAGAAGTATAACCTTAGTGAGATGGCCCGCATGGTTTCCTGTGCTGCTGCTTGTGTGCGCCATTCGGCACGGCGCCGGCCAAGGATGAGCCAGGTGCTGTTTCTTGATCTCTTCTCTGCACAGAATCTGCACTTGTTTCTTGACTCAGAATGCGGCTTTTCCTAATCCCGGAGAGTGCAACCGATCAGATCGCCCGAGCTCTAGAAGGAGATACGTGCCTTGAGGATTTGAACGAAGGCATCAGACCAGGTCACAGCATGTACCACACTTCCTATGGCAGCTCCGACTACGATTCTGGCCAGTACGGGGAAGACATCAGAGAGTTTAGGAAAATGGTAATGGGGACTGAAGAGTACGCCACCGGCGAATCCATCATGCCCACCGCCGAGTATGCTCAGAATCCATCGACGTCGAGCAGCGAAGGTCGACACACGCAGGAAATAGAGATGGGGAAGAAGAAAGACGTGAGCGAGAAAGGTGGCTGAGGCACGCGGTTTTGGGACTACTTTTACGGGTCTTTCATTTCATGCATGTTTGTGACCTTTTACATCGGAGTATCGACGAGCACCCACAAGGTTTATGCTCATGAACAAGACGGAGAGAGTGAAGCATGTGAGAGAGGATGGCCACTTGGATTTGCCATGATAGAAGATGAACGAATCATTAATTTCTTCTGTAGCCATAAGAATCAGTAATTTCTCATCTAATTAAGTAGGTTTTACTTGATGATGCTCTGATTCTGATTAGTCCTATAAATTTATGCTCAGAACAAAAATTTACGTTAATGCGGTCATTATTCCCTCAAACTGTCCGCCAAATAAGTATCTATCGAGTATTCATAACGTTGCTCATCCACGAGAACAGACACAGATCTCCGCCGCGTCAGCTCGCTGCGTGTGTACGATCTAAGAAAAGGAGGGTTAAGGTCTTCATGAATTGGGGGTAATCGTGGCTTCTCAGCTCGGGGTCTTGTCGGCGGGTCCCACAAAAACTGTCGCAAGCGCCAAGCGGGTACGGACCGGCGGGGTGGGAAATGCGTCGCGTCATTATAATTATGATACAAGGAAGGAAGAGGCCGACGTCATCGTCATCAGTTGTGATTTGGGGGGTCCTAAAATTGGGTTCTCGACTTCTCTTCTCCCCCGATTCGGGCAACGGTTTCTGGGCCGCGTGGCGACGAAGGAAACCCTAGATCGCTAGGCTTCGATCCTCCTTGCCTCCGCGGGATCCGAATCCATGGCGTCCCGAAGGCGAATGCTCCTCAAAGTTATCATCCTCGGGGACAGCGGGTGAGATCTCCATCCTCTTCGTTCTTCAGGAAGAAAAAGTGCCTTTTCCTGTGTTCTCGAGCCGTTACTTAATCGTGATTGTGTTCTTTGACAGGGTCGGGAAGACATCTCTGATGAATCAGTAAGACTCTCCGACGGCTTCTTGCTTTTgcgttccttcttttcttcttctttagatTTTAGTTTCCAATAAAAAGGTTTGTTCTTCTAATGGTGGATGATTTGGGGTTGAAtgctatatttatatatattcacATAACAGGTACGTGAACAAGAAGTTCAGTAACCAGTATAAGGCGACCATCGGAGCTGATTTCTTGACTAAAGAAGTTCAGATCGATGACAGATTGTTCACATTGCAGGTTGCTTCTGTTGATCCTCTTCCTTGCTTGTTTCCTAAGCACAATAGTGGCTCATGGTCATAGGATCCAAGTTGGTTTCTGGCTGGATTTCCATAGGCACTATGCTCCCTTTGTCTGACATGAATCGTTGTTTTCATTCAAGGTTGTATTTTGTGATTCTTCGATGAAGATAAATGATACATTCCATAGTGCTCGGGTGGAGTGGGGATGTTGGCTCATACATTTGCAAATAAAACTAATGTTCGGAGAAATCATCATCaatgttttttatttaattatcctGTTTTGCTTTGGTAAGAATTTAAAACCATTGATCATGTCTCATCTAATAAAGTAAACTTTAGATGCACCGACACCGATCTTTAAAAATTGAAGGTATCAAAGAGAAAAGTCCTACTTCTCCACATGTTGGATTTGACCCAATCTATCTCACTTTATAGCTTAGCTTTTTGATGCAATGACACTGATAATAAATCTACTTTtaagttgattttttttctccCGTTTCGAGTCTTTTACTGTTTATCGTCAAAGTAAATTTCTATAGGTTCACTTTCTGATATTTTCCTTTTCAGATATGGGACACAGCAGGACAGGAGAGGTTCCAGAGTCTCGGTGTGGCTTTCTATCGCGGAGCTGATTGTTGTGTCCTTGTGTATGATGTTAATGTCATGAAatcatttgataatttgaataattGGCGTGAGGAATTTCTGATTCAGGTAACTGATGTTTGACTCTCTTGATTGATCTAGAAAACAACACATGAAAAATTTATATGCACATGCTCATCCAATATTGAATTTTCAGGCTAGCCCTTCTGACCCTGAGAACTTCCCTTTCATAGTGTTGGGTAACAAGATCGATATTGATGGTGGCAACAGCCGAGTGGTAAGATGACTTTTCCTTTATTTTCTTACGTAAGAAACAAAATGTTTGATATAATAGTCTCAGTTGTCTTCTACTCGAGTTATGCGATGGGCCCAAACAAACAGAATACGTCGAAGAGATAGATGGTTGTCATGGAACCATATCTAGATCAATGCGGTGGACTAGTAGATGCTAATATTTGGCTGGACTGAGTCTTGATGTGGCACCCTGTGATCTGGTACTGTGTGTTTTATCGTGCGTTAACCTGTCTCGGGAATTTTCAGGTCTCCCAGAAAAAGGCCAAGGCATGGTGTGCATCAAAGGGGAACATCCCCTACTTTGAGACGTCAGCTAAAGAAGGATTCAACGTCGAAGCTGCTTTCCAGTGTATTGCACAGAATGCTCTCAAGAATGAACCAGAGGAAGATATGTGAGTAGCTTTCTTATCATCTGTCGACACCTCTGAATTCCTAGTAGAATAACCATTTACGCTGCACACACATCAGTACACATCACCGGCCTTTAAATTTTCCTCTCAAACCTAAAAGTTGCAGTTAGATGTTGATCTGTTTATTATCCAAACCCCATGACATTGATCTGTTTATTATCCAAACTTTTACGTCATACAGGTTGTTTGTATATTTAACGTTCCGATTTAATAGTATGGCTTGTTTATCTAACTCGCAATTTTGAGACTTaggtttgtttatttttttactctGGTTGTGGAGCTAattgtcatcttttttttttgatgatgatgaagatatcTTCCTGATACCATTGATGTCTCGGGTGGTGCAAGACAGCAGCAATCATCTGGTTGCGAATGCTAGATGGAATTCGTTCGTGTTGCTCTTTCAAAATTTGTCACCTCACCAATTTAATCCTATCGTTGCAACATCACTTGTAATTTGTGCCATATTCTATGGTGATTGGTTCTTGTTCTTTCTGGGATGTTCTTCCCCTGTTTATTTATATGTCTTAGCTTCAAGGATCATCGACTTGATTGTACCCCATGAATATGGTTGCCGAATTTTATCAGCCTCTGTGCAATCTTTTGCACGCGTCCAATGTCATTTGAGTTCCTTTTTACCTctcagctatatatatatatatatatatatatatatatatatatatatatatatatatatatatatacacacacacacaaacgttCTTACACCCCAGGTGGCTGGTGGCTTTCCCTGGAGTTCCGCGAGACTTGAGATATTTAAATGGCCGCGAGAGACTCGCAATGGTGATGTGAGACGAAGACAGATCCTCAACTGCACTTTGCCACgagaaaaatagaagctgtatgAAGATGCTGGTACAGGAATTTGCAACTGCCGAACCATTTCAAATTTCCTTCTCTCTatgggaaaaagaaaaaatagtatTATCATTCGAAAAACAATCAGTCAGCTTGGCCACATAATAACTGTCCGTAACCAAATGATGAAAACAATCAAGGGTATCCATCCGAGTGGCCGAACGGAGCAGGGGTTCATACCGTCTTGCCGATACAGAATAGAATTTACATAGCATTCGATGATTTCAAGAGGCATAttgctctttcttcttctttctttttattctgtaaaacggACGGTGTGATGGCTCTCAAAAGGGGACACCATCATCGTCATCAGCTCTGACTCTTCTTATTTTCCAAGGATCGAAAGGACGTAAACCACTGCTTCCAGGGAGCATCCCCTTGTTGCTCGATCCAAGACAAGAAGGAGCTATCTAACAGGCAAAACAGATTAACATAAAGGAGTTGGTATCTCACTGGAACGAATCGGAA comes from the Musa acuminata AAA Group cultivar baxijiao chromosome BXJ2-8, Cavendish_Baxijiao_AAA, whole genome shotgun sequence genome and includes:
- the LOC103995133 gene encoding proline-rich receptor-like protein kinase PERK1 produces the protein MSTPSGSPLTATPAAQSTPSPANTSQPPPTPSSSSPPLPSGRAPPIPRPPLPPDPLSAPFSPSPSSTSSVSTSLVVGVTVGGLVILLLLSFICVCCWIKKRPPPPHYYGAPPPPPPPHYYGPLPPPPPARKDEWYGQHRQQYGPPRAYHFVKGPPGPPPPPPPPPPLALRPPRPPSHLPPPPMISSSGGLGSNNSGAEDPPTPSAGGALGFSKSTFTYEELAMATDDFSDANLLGQGGFGYVHRGALADGKDVAIKQLKPGSGQGEREFQAEVEIISRVHHKHLVSLVGYCISGGKRLLVYEFVPNNTLGFHLHGKGQPTMEWSIRLRIALGSAKGLAYLHEDCHPKIIHRDIKASNILLDYKYEAKVADFGLAKFASDTDTHISTRVMGTFGYLAPEYATSGKLTDKSDVFSFGVMLLELITGRRPIDSSQTFTDESLVDWARPLLARALDDGNYDALVDPRLGKKYNLSEMARMVSCAAACVRHSARRRPRMSQIARALEGDTCLEDLNEGIRPGHSMYHTSYGSSDYDSGQYGEDIREFRKMVMGTEEYATGESIMPTAEYAQNPSTSSSEGRHTQEIEMGKKKDVSEKGG
- the LOC135619604 gene encoding ras-related protein Rab7-like, producing MASRRRMLLKVIILGDSGVGKTSLMNQYVNKKFSNQYKATIGADFLTKEVQIDDRLFTLQIWDTAGQERFQSLGVAFYRGADCCVLVYDVNVMKSFDNLNNWREEFLIQASPSDPENFPFIVLGNKIDIDGGNSRVVSQKKAKAWCASKGNIPYFETSAKEGFNVEAAFQCIAQNALKNEPEEDIYLPDTIDVSGGARQQQSSGCEC